One window of Akkermansia biwaensis genomic DNA carries:
- the holA gene encoding DNA polymerase III subunit delta — protein sequence MGSFIPEQQAIHLVFGTDEGMVREKASGVFAALTEGTNEFSHEILEAGCGDSDEAAQIVRQVMEALRTLPFFPGRKVVWMKNCNFLGDSVTGKSSATEAALDSLRQLLEAGLGPDVILVVSASEFDKRRSFNKFLLQHSATAELNKPDITKAGWEGSLMPLVNKEAAARGMAFDPSALELFIHRVSESSRQIISEIEKLDLFLGAERRTVMPEDVERMVPLTRTGVIFEISRALENKKSDTAISLIDFQLERGENAVTIMRAAFIPTLRNLLAAKLLCDAFNLKPTNFKDFTARISSLPSYASALIPLKKDGTPNAYPLFLAAQNAAKFKTERLKQTLKECMKADKALVSSSLDPRLVLHRLAICSAS from the coding sequence ATGGGCAGTTTCATTCCAGAACAACAGGCCATTCATCTCGTTTTCGGCACGGATGAAGGGATGGTGCGTGAAAAGGCTTCCGGCGTTTTTGCCGCCCTGACGGAAGGAACGAATGAGTTTTCCCATGAAATCCTGGAAGCGGGCTGCGGAGATTCCGATGAAGCGGCCCAAATTGTCCGCCAGGTCATGGAGGCCCTGCGCACACTGCCTTTTTTCCCAGGCCGCAAGGTGGTCTGGATGAAGAATTGCAACTTCCTGGGGGATTCCGTCACCGGCAAGTCCTCTGCCACGGAAGCGGCCCTGGATTCCCTGAGGCAATTGCTGGAAGCCGGGCTGGGTCCGGACGTCATCCTGGTTGTTTCCGCTTCCGAATTCGACAAGCGCCGCTCCTTCAATAAATTCCTGCTCCAGCATTCCGCCACGGCGGAGTTGAACAAGCCGGACATTACCAAGGCTGGCTGGGAAGGCAGCCTGATGCCCCTGGTAAACAAGGAGGCGGCCGCAAGAGGGATGGCCTTCGACCCTTCCGCACTGGAATTGTTCATCCACCGCGTCAGCGAGTCTTCCCGCCAGATTATTTCCGAAATTGAAAAGCTGGATCTTTTCCTGGGAGCGGAACGGCGGACGGTCATGCCGGAGGATGTGGAAAGAATGGTTCCACTCACCCGCACGGGAGTAATTTTTGAAATTTCACGGGCGCTGGAAAACAAGAAGAGCGACACGGCCATTTCCCTGATCGATTTTCAACTGGAACGCGGGGAAAATGCCGTCACCATCATGCGTGCCGCGTTTATTCCGACCCTTAGAAATTTGCTGGCCGCCAAGCTTTTGTGTGATGCTTTCAATTTGAAGCCTACCAATTTCAAGGATTTCACCGCCAGAATTTCTTCCCTGCCCTCCTATGCATCCGCGCTGATTCCCTTGAAGAAGGACGGCACCCCGAATGCCTACCCGCTTTTCCTGGCGGCCCAAAATGCCGCCAAATTCAAGACGGAGCGACTGAAACAGACCCTGAAGGAGTGCATGAAGGCCGACAAGGCCCTGGTTTCCTCTTCTCTTGATCCTCGGCTGGTCCTGCACCGTCTTGCCATTTGTTCAGCATCCTGA